The following proteins are encoded in a genomic region of Amphiura filiformis chromosome 11, Afil_fr2py, whole genome shotgun sequence:
- the LOC140164800 gene encoding methyltransferase-like protein 27 has protein sequence MQTTIQSTRTAFEASSRPMSMLSIPRNKSLIQIEKKMATNTDAIEERPFVRTEIVQLIIEGNPEKMFEYYKNAKGYEQYASSLGKAAGALAMAKILESIHLSKDSRILDVGAGTGIMGEKLKEVGYTNVDALDPVEEMLQFAQSKGVYKEYIHEAIIPGKKVNIADNTYDALCLLGAFLTGHVRTTSLPELMRITKPGGVIMFNVFQHWMKTDPEFHKDSIEAELQSFVDNGSCTKWSKQDITVFSSNGK, from the exons ATGCAAACTACGATACAGTCGACCAGGACGGCGTTTGAAGCAAGCAGTAGGCCCATGAGCATGTTAAGTATACCAAGAAATAAAAG CTTAATACAAATAGAAAAAAAGATGGCTACCAATACAGATGCAATAGAAGAACGACCATTTGTAAGAACCGAGATAGTTCAACTCATTATTGAAGGAAACCCCGAAAAAATGTTCGAGTACTATAAGAATGCTAAAGGATATGAACAA TATGCCAGTAGTCTTGGCAAGGCTGCCGGAGCTCTGGCGATGGCGAAGATATTAGAAAGCATACATCTGAGTAAGGATTCTCGCATCTTAGACGTAGGCGCTGGCACTGGGATCATGGGAGAAAAG CTTAAGGAAGTAGGATACACAAATGTTGATGCATTAGATCCAGTCGAGGAAATGTTGCAGTTTGCGCAGTCGAAGGGTGTTTACAAAGAATACAtacatgaagctataatacctGGCAAGAAAGTTAACATAGCTGACA ATACTTACGATGCTTTGTGTTTACTTGGAGCGTTCCTCACTGGTCACGTAAGAACAACGTCATTGCCTGAATTAATGAGAATAACTAAGCCCG GTGGTGTAATTATGTTCAATGTTTTCCAACATTGGATGAAAACGGACCCAGAATTTCACAAGGATTCAATCGAGGCAGAACTCCAATCATTCGTCGATAATGGAAGTTGTACAAAATGGAGCAAGCAGGACATTACTGTGTTCTCAAGCAATGGGAAATAA